In Lolium perenne isolate Kyuss_39 chromosome 5, Kyuss_2.0, whole genome shotgun sequence, the sequence GCTAGTTGCTACCGACGAGCACGCTCGTAGCATCGTGTCGACGGAGGATAGGTTCATGCCTTCAGGCGACGCATCCTAGGCATCCCATCCACAGGCTCCTCCTCCTGGGGCTGCGCCTGTGGGAGGAGGCCAGCTCCGGCGGTGGCACCTGGTACAGGTCCTTGTCGACCGGCCGGACAACCCTTGTGGCGCGCGCCAGGCTGCCTCCGTTGGCCTCCGATGCCGGCCTCGCACTCCTtctccccttcttctccagcGACGCGTCACTGTCGCCCTCCGGCACCCTCCTCCTGGGTTTCTTGGCAGGCGCGGGCTTGCGCGGGGGAGGAGAGTACCTGAACCACACGTCGCTGCAGGCCTCCGGCTCGGGCGTGGCGCCGTAGAAGTACGCCGCGGCGGGCGGCGCCACCGCCTCTGGCTGGTCGTAGTGGTAGTAGTAGTTCCACTCCCCGAACGCCGGCACCTGACGCCTCCTCGCCGCCTTCTGCGAAACCAAAACGACAAGTGCAAGATAAGATTGTGACCACCGCTCCGGCATGTATGGAAGGAAGGGTGGTGCCTGGATCACACAACGCCTACCTCCATTTGGTTCCACGCAGCAGGGCAAGCACAGGGCAGACAGAACGAGGTCGA encodes:
- the LOC127302343 gene encoding uncharacterized protein, producing MEKAARRRQVPAFGEWNYYYHYDQPEAVAPPAAAYFYGATPEPEACSDVWFRYSPPPRKPAPAKKPRRRVPEGDSDASLEKKGRRSARPASEANGGSLARATRVVRPVDKDLYQVPPPELASSHRRSPRRRSLWMGCLGCVA